In one window of Bradyrhizobium sp. AZCC 1721 DNA:
- a CDS encoding ArsR/SmtB family transcription factor — protein sequence MDEVFKALADASRRSLLDRLHARNGQTLNELCDGLDMTRQAVTKHLGILEAANLVTTLRHGREKLHYLNPVPIHQIGERWIKKFERGKLSALSELKRRLEKRDE from the coding sequence ATGGATGAGGTCTTCAAAGCGCTTGCCGATGCGTCGCGGCGCTCGCTGTTGGACAGGCTTCACGCCAGAAACGGACAGACGCTGAACGAACTTTGCGACGGCCTCGACATGACGCGGCAGGCCGTCACCAAGCACCTTGGGATTCTCGAGGCGGCCAACCTCGTCACGACACTGAGACATGGCCGCGAGAAGCTGCACTACCTCAATCCGGTTCCGATCCATCAGATCGGCGAACGCTGGATCAAGAAATTCGAGCGCGGGAAACTCTCCGCGCTCTCGGAGTTGAAACGACGGTTGGAGAAGCGTGATGAGTAA
- a CDS encoding SRPBCC family protein encodes MSKPEFVYVIYIETTPEKLWEALTSSAFSKRYWFGTELKSDWKVGSPLALVMNGTTTDTGEILEADRPRRLSYTFKHVTNEAYRNEKATTVVFTIEQHGRFVKLTLTHEGFAEGSKLLDGISKGWPAIMSSLKSLLESGTALEIPVSALGIEGVS; translated from the coding sequence ATGAGTAAGCCGGAATTCGTCTACGTCATCTATATCGAGACCACGCCGGAGAAATTGTGGGAGGCACTGACGTCCAGCGCGTTCTCCAAACGCTACTGGTTCGGCACCGAGCTGAAGTCCGACTGGAAGGTTGGTTCGCCGCTGGCGCTGGTCATGAACGGCACCACGACCGATACCGGGGAGATTCTCGAGGCCGACCGGCCGCGGCGGCTCTCCTACACTTTCAAGCACGTGACCAACGAGGCATACCGCAACGAGAAGGCTACGACGGTGGTCTTCACCATCGAGCAGCACGGCAGATTCGTGAAGCTCACGCTCACGCATGAAGGTTTTGCAGAGGGCAGCAAGCTGTTGGACGGCATCTCCAAGGGATGGCCGGCCATTATGTCCAGCCTCAAGAGCCTGTTGGAATCCGGCACTGCGCTCGAAATTCCGGTTTCCGCTCTCGGCATCGAAGGTGTGTCATGA
- a CDS encoding SRPBCC family protein → MNIKDFKPAIVYTIYIASTPEKVWEALTQAEFSRQYFSGQAVEVDLRVGGAFIMRTPDGALHISGEVIECEPLRKLTVTFNVNWPALLEKLGPTLVTYEIEQAGDVVKLTMLQSHDREISDDILSGGRTGWPAILSSLKSLLETGTALTIKMQPPERMLAALKELGIGTP, encoded by the coding sequence ATGAACATCAAAGACTTCAAGCCTGCCATTGTCTACACGATCTACATCGCCTCGACGCCGGAGAAAGTGTGGGAGGCACTGACGCAAGCGGAGTTTTCCAGGCAGTATTTCTCCGGCCAGGCGGTCGAGGTCGATCTCAGGGTCGGCGGCGCCTTCATCATGCGCACGCCGGACGGCGCCCTGCATATCTCGGGCGAGGTGATCGAGTGCGAACCGCTGAGGAAGCTCACCGTCACCTTCAACGTCAACTGGCCGGCGCTGCTCGAAAAGCTCGGGCCGACGCTCGTCACCTACGAGATCGAGCAGGCCGGCGATGTAGTCAAACTGACGATGCTGCAGTCGCATGACCGGGAGATCAGCGACGACATCCTGTCCGGCGGACGTACAGGCTGGCCTGCAATCCTGTCGAGCCTGAAGAGCCTGCTGGAGACCGGCACCGCGCTGACAATCAAGATGCAGCCGCCGGAGCGAATGCTGGCCGCGCTGAAGGAACTGGGGATCGGGACACCGTAG
- a CDS encoding IS4 family transposase, translated as MAQGNWAANMAFWRFVNNPQVTIDKLIEGWSLQTSMAVSGRHVLSIQDTSEINFHTRPGHRRDLGKVGKGNARGVLLHAMMAVDADSGVCLGLTGGEVWTRKRKARIAHEKRALADKESARWVTTAKQGCEVLVAARMITVVNDREGDFFAHWSLTPADNVHLLSRAMHDHALVDGGTLYQAVARARFCDKAVIDLPKRMDRHGRQAHLSMRLGTVVLKRPQRPGVKDLPQGVKVSFVEVVELHPPKSAKPIHWLLLTTHPVVTAADAWRIVSWYKQRWIIEQLFRSLKSQGLRIEDSQLDSAEGLIKLVAIATRVACIVIQLVQARNGGEQLQVEFVFTPDEIEALKAINKTLKGRTELQKNHHRPNTVAWAAWIIAKLGGWTGYASHRPPGPITFHMGMARFQLLVYGPASV; from the coding sequence ATGGCGCAGGGCAACTGGGCCGCGAACATGGCGTTCTGGCGGTTTGTGAACAATCCGCAAGTCACGATCGACAAGCTGATTGAAGGCTGGAGCCTGCAGACGTCGATGGCGGTCAGCGGGCGTCATGTGCTGTCGATCCAGGACACCAGCGAGATCAACTTCCACACTCGTCCGGGACATCGGCGCGACTTGGGCAAGGTCGGCAAAGGCAATGCTCGCGGCGTGCTGCTGCATGCCATGATGGCGGTCGATGCCGATAGCGGGGTCTGTCTCGGGCTCACCGGCGGTGAGGTGTGGACGCGCAAGCGCAAGGCCAGGATCGCTCACGAGAAGCGCGCCTTGGCCGACAAGGAATCGGCGCGCTGGGTGACGACGGCTAAGCAAGGCTGCGAGGTTCTGGTCGCTGCTCGTATGATCACCGTCGTCAACGACCGCGAGGGGGATTTCTTTGCTCACTGGTCGCTGACACCCGCTGACAATGTCCACCTCCTGTCGCGCGCCATGCACGACCATGCGCTGGTCGATGGCGGCACGCTTTATCAGGCGGTCGCGCGGGCCCGCTTCTGCGACAAGGCGGTGATCGATCTACCAAAGCGAATGGATCGCCACGGTCGCCAGGCCCACCTCTCCATGCGCCTGGGAACCGTTGTGCTCAAACGACCGCAGCGCCCCGGCGTGAAAGACCTGCCACAGGGCGTCAAAGTCAGCTTCGTGGAGGTCGTCGAGTTGCACCCCCCGAAGAGCGCCAAGCCCATTCATTGGTTGCTCCTGACCACTCATCCGGTCGTCACCGCCGCCGATGCCTGGCGGATCGTCTCCTGGTACAAGCAGCGCTGGATCATCGAACAGCTCTTTCGCTCGCTGAAGAGCCAGGGTCTGCGCATCGAGGATAGTCAGCTCGACAGCGCTGAAGGCCTGATCAAACTCGTGGCGATCGCCACCAGAGTAGCATGTATCGTCATCCAGCTCGTTCAAGCCCGCAATGGCGGCGAACAATTGCAGGTCGAATTTGTGTTCACGCCGGACGAGATCGAAGCGCTCAAGGCCATCAACAAAACCCTGAAAGGCCGCACCGAGCTCCAGAAGAACCACCATCGCCCCAACACTGTCGCCTGGGCGGCATGGATCATCGCAAAGCTCGGCGGATGGACCGGTTACGCCTCTCATCGCCCACCTGGACCAATCACCTTCCACATGGGAATGGCTCGCTTCCAACTCCTCGTATATGGCCCGGCAAGCGTGTAG
- a CDS encoding ATP-binding protein codes for MSLRTRLLILVIAAMLVPAILVGLRFVQNRASEIEAARASLSATANDISSDLDEKIQGTAQLHYGLARARDLDTRDKAACSAFLSAVREEYPRYTGILTINPDGSLFCDSLRTDRTLDLRDREYFKRALVAHGTVTLQPVFGRLTGTSVLQIAYPVRSETAELKFILLASFNLKKFADDHDKRLSNDNQILLVDRNGTILVAPEGKDWTEPPGTSMATSELFRFATSPNHESFREVTGRDGRTHVWSAARSPSVRDAGLYLMVGRAKDGLVAAANRRLYEDLAILAVASLLLLAGVWVLATMSIGRQVGRLAAMATKLGVGDLSARIAPPHPRGELGGLMTLLNGTAESLQHQRAAIDELNLKLTQSQKMEAMGQLTGGVAHDFNNLLTVILGNAEHLAEKLATHKELQKIAESIATAAERGSDLTRSLLAFARKQPLMPKHIDIGQKIVGMEQLLRRTLGEHIECEFRLDQELWQASVDPGQLASALLNLVLNARDAMPLGGKLTVEVQNTSLGESDVDVNGEARPGYYVMIAVTDTGTGMTAEVASRAFEPFFTTKEVGKGTGLGLSMVYGFAQQSGGSMQIRSEPGHGTAVKLFFPRVGAIQTTAAPSAGQPAAPTGSETILVVEDDDMVRRYVEGELKALGYRAIVTRNAAAALEILRGPDSIHLLFTDVVMPGGMFGTELAKQAARLRPQLNILLTSGDSEHPVEAIDGAGRDVRILNKPYRRHDLAAMLRSVLKAS; via the coding sequence ATGAGCCTGCGCACACGGCTATTGATACTGGTCATCGCCGCGATGCTGGTGCCGGCCATCCTTGTGGGACTGCGCTTCGTGCAGAATCGCGCAAGCGAAATCGAAGCCGCACGCGCCAGCCTGTCGGCGACCGCCAACGATATCTCAAGCGATCTCGATGAGAAAATTCAGGGCACGGCCCAGCTTCACTATGGTCTGGCCCGCGCCCGCGACCTCGATACGCGCGACAAGGCGGCTTGCTCCGCCTTCCTGTCCGCCGTGCGCGAAGAGTATCCGCGGTACACCGGCATTTTGACCATCAATCCGGACGGCAGCCTGTTCTGCGACTCGTTGCGAACCGACCGGACGCTCGATCTCAGGGATCGCGAATATTTCAAGCGGGCGCTGGTTGCACACGGCACCGTCACACTCCAGCCTGTGTTCGGCCGGTTGACGGGGACCTCCGTGTTGCAGATCGCCTATCCCGTTCGCTCGGAAACAGCAGAGCTGAAATTCATCCTGCTCGCCTCGTTCAATCTGAAGAAATTCGCCGATGACCACGACAAGCGGCTGTCGAACGACAATCAGATTCTGCTCGTCGACAGGAACGGCACGATCCTCGTCGCGCCCGAGGGCAAGGACTGGACCGAACCGCCCGGCACATCGATGGCAACTTCGGAGCTGTTCCGGTTTGCGACCTCACCGAATCATGAGTCGTTTCGCGAAGTAACCGGGCGGGACGGCCGAACCCATGTCTGGTCCGCCGCGCGTTCCCCCTCGGTGCGCGATGCCGGGCTTTACCTTATGGTCGGGCGGGCCAAGGACGGTCTGGTGGCCGCAGCCAATCGCCGCCTCTACGAGGACCTGGCGATACTTGCGGTGGCCTCGCTGCTGTTGCTCGCAGGCGTATGGGTTCTGGCGACGATGAGCATCGGTCGTCAGGTCGGACGCCTGGCTGCGATGGCGACGAAGCTTGGAGTTGGCGATCTGAGCGCGCGGATTGCTCCACCCCATCCGCGCGGCGAGCTCGGCGGGCTGATGACATTGCTCAACGGCACCGCTGAATCGCTCCAGCATCAGCGCGCCGCCATCGACGAGCTCAACCTGAAGCTGACCCAATCCCAGAAAATGGAGGCGATGGGTCAGCTCACCGGCGGCGTGGCGCATGATTTCAACAACCTGTTGACCGTCATTCTCGGCAATGCGGAGCACCTTGCCGAGAAGCTTGCGACACACAAGGAACTGCAAAAGATCGCCGAGAGCATCGCGACCGCCGCCGAACGCGGCTCGGACCTGACGCGCAGCCTGCTCGCGTTTGCGCGCAAGCAGCCCTTGATGCCGAAGCACATCGACATCGGCCAGAAGATCGTCGGCATGGAGCAGTTGCTGCGCCGGACGCTCGGAGAGCATATCGAATGTGAATTCCGTCTTGATCAAGAGCTGTGGCAGGCCAGCGTCGATCCCGGCCAACTGGCGTCGGCACTGCTCAACCTGGTGCTGAATGCGCGCGACGCCATGCCGCTCGGCGGCAAGCTGACGGTCGAGGTGCAAAATACGTCACTCGGTGAATCCGACGTGGACGTCAACGGTGAGGCGCGTCCCGGCTATTATGTCATGATCGCCGTGACGGATACCGGCACCGGCATGACGGCCGAAGTCGCCAGCCGCGCCTTCGAGCCGTTCTTCACCACCAAGGAGGTGGGCAAAGGCACGGGTCTCGGCCTGAGCATGGTTTACGGATTTGCGCAGCAATCCGGCGGGTCGATGCAGATACGCTCCGAACCGGGACATGGCACCGCCGTCAAGCTGTTCTTCCCCCGCGTTGGGGCAATTCAGACGACCGCCGCGCCGTCCGCCGGTCAGCCGGCCGCGCCCACAGGCAGCGAGACCATTCTCGTCGTCGAGGACGACGACATGGTGCGCCGCTATGTTGAAGGTGAATTGAAGGCGCTCGGCTATCGCGCCATCGTCACACGCAACGCGGCCGCGGCGCTCGAAATATTGCGCGGCCCGGACAGCATCCATCTCCTGTTCACGGATGTCGTGATGCCCGGCGGCATGTTCGGAACCGAGCTTGCGAAGCAAGCAGCCCGCCTGCGGCCTCAGTTGAATATCCTCCTGACTTCCGGCGATAGCGAACATCCCGTCGAGGCGATCGATGGGGCCGGCCGCGACGTACGGATTTTGAACAAGCCCTACCGTCGGCACGATCTGGCAGCGATGCTGCGTTCGGTCCTGAAGGCGAGTTGA
- a CDS encoding acyl-CoA synthetase — translation MLTEASTYDELYRNFRWDIPARFNMATACCDRHGDGSGRLALIYVDEGGATTRTSFDDVAEQSRRFANVLKADGLSRGDRVAVFLSQSLELPIAHFAAFRSGMISIPLFALFGEDALEFRLSNSEAKAVVTDEAGWEKLAKIRNHLPELKNVYVIGDRAPPGTKPFWSSLKAASPDFATVDTAADDPALIIYTSGTTGNPKGALHAHRVVLGHLPNVEMCHNFLPRPGDLMWTPADWAWIGGLINGLLAFWYHGIPLVGHRARKFEPQAAMAMMADLSIRNTFLPPTALKLMRQAGVKNSGVKLRSIFTGGESLGGELLGWVRETFGIDAHEVFGQTECNLVIGSNSNLFPIRPGSMGKATPGFDVRIVNDRGEELPRGERGIIGVRQPCPCTMIEYWKNPEATAKKYAGEFLLTGDLGVQDEDGYFWYVSREDDVITTAGYRVGPSEIEHTLMKHPAVAMSAVVGIPDPIRTESIKAWIVLRPGFAASDALAREIQEFVKVQLAAHEYPRFVQFADTLPMTATGKVLRRELRALG, via the coding sequence ATGCTCACCGAAGCCTCAACCTACGACGAACTCTACCGCAACTTCCGCTGGGACATTCCCGCTCGCTTCAACATGGCAACCGCGTGCTGCGACCGGCATGGGGATGGCTCAGGCCGGCTGGCGCTGATCTATGTCGACGAGGGCGGCGCCACGACGCGCACGTCCTTCGACGACGTCGCGGAGCAGTCGCGCCGTTTTGCCAACGTCCTGAAAGCCGACGGCCTGTCGCGCGGCGACCGCGTGGCGGTGTTCCTGTCGCAATCTCTTGAACTGCCGATCGCGCATTTCGCCGCGTTTCGTTCCGGCATGATCTCGATCCCGCTGTTCGCGCTGTTCGGCGAGGACGCGCTGGAGTTCCGCCTGTCGAATTCCGAGGCCAAGGCTGTCGTTACCGACGAGGCCGGTTGGGAGAAGCTTGCGAAAATACGCAATCATCTTCCTGAGCTAAAGAACGTTTACGTCATCGGCGACCGCGCGCCTCCCGGCACGAAGCCGTTCTGGTCCTCGCTGAAGGCCGCGTCGCCGGATTTTGCGACCGTCGACACCGCAGCCGACGATCCCGCCTTGATCATCTACACCTCCGGCACCACAGGCAATCCGAAGGGCGCGCTGCACGCGCATCGCGTGGTGCTCGGCCATCTGCCGAATGTCGAGATGTGCCACAACTTCCTGCCGCGGCCCGGCGACCTGATGTGGACACCGGCCGACTGGGCCTGGATCGGCGGGCTGATCAACGGCCTGCTGGCGTTCTGGTATCACGGCATTCCCCTGGTCGGCCATCGCGCCCGCAAATTCGAGCCGCAGGCAGCGATGGCGATGATGGCGGACTTAAGCATCCGCAACACGTTCCTGCCGCCGACCGCGCTGAAACTGATGCGGCAGGCCGGCGTGAAAAATTCCGGCGTAAAACTGCGCAGCATTTTTACCGGCGGTGAATCGCTCGGCGGCGAATTGCTCGGCTGGGTGCGCGAAACCTTCGGCATCGACGCGCATGAAGTGTTCGGCCAGACTGAATGCAACCTCGTGATCGGCAGCAATTCGAACCTGTTTCCGATCCGCCCCGGTTCGATGGGCAAGGCGACACCCGGCTTCGACGTCCGCATCGTCAATGATCGCGGCGAGGAATTGCCCAGGGGGGAGCGCGGCATCATCGGCGTGCGCCAGCCCTGTCCCTGCACCATGATCGAATATTGGAAGAACCCGGAAGCGACCGCGAAGAAATATGCCGGCGAATTTTTGCTGACCGGCGATCTCGGCGTGCAGGACGAGGACGGCTATTTCTGGTACGTCAGCCGCGAGGACGACGTGATTACCACCGCCGGCTATCGCGTCGGCCCCTCCGAGATCGAACATACGCTGATGAAGCATCCGGCGGTGGCGATGTCGGCGGTGGTCGGCATACCCGATCCGATCCGCACCGAATCCATCAAGGCCTGGATCGTGCTGCGCCCGGGCTTTGCCGCGAGCGATGCGCTGGCGCGCGAAATCCAGGAGTTCGTGAAAGTGCAGCTCGCCGCCCACGAATACCCGCGCTTCGTGCAGTTCGCCGACACGCTGCCGATGACCGCAACGGGAAAGGTGTTGCGGCGCGAGTTGCGGGCGCTGGGTTAG
- a CDS encoding FAD-dependent oxidoreductase — translation MADQQALPAGPDLSKGIAPSEFAGEMLLGHVGDDEVLLVRSGSELFAIGAHCTHYHGPLAEGLVTGQGIRCPWHHACFDLRTGEATRAPALSPVAVWKVEQQDGRIFVREKLEQPKPQVKGAVDAPGKIVIVGGGAAGFAAAEMLRRQDYRGSIVMLSNDAAAPVDRPNLSKDYLAGSAPEDWVPLRPDDFYAEAKIDLRLNTEVTSIDPNARHVVTSGGETISYDRLLLATGAEPVRLPIPGADQPHVHVLRSLADSRAIIASAGGARRAVVIGASFIGLEVAASLRARNIEVHVVGLEQRPMERVLGSEMGDFVRALHEEHGVIFHLGDTVTGIDGKRATLKSGGAIDADIVVVGVGVRPRLELAEQAGLAIDRGVTVNAYLETSVPGIYAAGDIARWPDPHSLETIRVEHWVVAERQGQTAARNMLGQREPFHAVPFFWSQHYDVPINYVGYAEKWDETIVDGDIPGKDCLLQYKRNGRVLAVASIYRDLASLEVELAMEKARAP, via the coding sequence ATGGCTGACCAGCAAGCTCTGCCCGCCGGTCCCGATCTGTCAAAGGGCATAGCCCCGTCCGAATTCGCAGGGGAGATGTTGCTCGGCCATGTCGGCGACGATGAAGTGCTGCTGGTGCGTTCGGGCTCGGAGCTCTTCGCGATCGGCGCCCATTGCACCCATTATCACGGGCCGCTCGCCGAAGGTCTCGTGACGGGCCAGGGAATCCGCTGTCCCTGGCATCATGCCTGTTTTGACCTGCGCACCGGCGAAGCTACCCGGGCGCCGGCGCTCAGTCCGGTCGCGGTCTGGAAGGTCGAGCAGCAAGACGGTCGCATCTTTGTTCGGGAGAAGCTTGAACAGCCCAAGCCGCAGGTGAAGGGCGCCGTCGATGCGCCCGGCAAAATCGTGATCGTCGGCGGTGGCGCGGCAGGGTTTGCCGCCGCCGAGATGCTGCGGCGGCAGGATTATCGCGGCAGCATCGTGATGCTGAGCAATGATGCCGCGGCACCGGTAGACCGGCCGAACCTGTCAAAGGACTATCTCGCCGGCAGCGCGCCGGAGGACTGGGTGCCGTTGCGGCCGGATGATTTCTACGCCGAGGCGAAGATCGACCTGCGGCTCAACACCGAGGTTACGTCGATCGATCCCAACGCGCGCCATGTCGTCACATCAGGCGGCGAGACCATCTCCTATGACCGCTTGCTGTTGGCGACCGGCGCGGAGCCGGTGCGCCTGCCGATACCGGGCGCAGATCAGCCACACGTCCACGTGCTGCGTTCGCTGGCCGATTCCCGCGCCATCATCGCATCGGCCGGCGGCGCGCGACGCGCGGTCGTGATCGGCGCGAGCTTCATCGGCCTCGAAGTCGCGGCGTCGCTGCGCGCCAGAAATATCGAGGTCCATGTCGTAGGCCTGGAGCAGCGGCCGATGGAGCGCGTGCTGGGGTCTGAGATGGGCGACTTCGTTCGTGCCCTGCATGAAGAGCACGGCGTCATCTTCCATCTCGGCGACACCGTAACCGGGATCGACGGCAAACGCGCGACGCTGAAAAGCGGCGGCGCGATCGACGCCGATATCGTGGTGGTCGGCGTCGGCGTGCGTCCGCGCCTTGAATTGGCCGAGCAGGCCGGGCTGGCGATCGATCGCGGCGTCACGGTCAATGCCTATCTGGAAACCAGCGTCCCCGGCATCTATGCCGCGGGCGATATTGCGCGCTGGCCCGATCCGCATTCCCTTGAGACCATTCGTGTCGAACATTGGGTGGTGGCCGAGCGTCAGGGCCAGACCGCCGCGCGAAACATGCTTGGGCAACGCGAGCCGTTCCATGCGGTGCCGTTTTTCTGGAGCCAGCACTACGATGTGCCGATCAATTATGTCGGCTACGCCGAGAAATGGGACGAAACCATCGTCGACGGCGACATCCCCGGCAAGGATTGCCTGCTGCAATACAAGCGCAACGGCCGCGTGCTCGCCGTCGCCTCGATCTATCGGGACCTCGCAAGCCTCGAGGTCGAGCTCGCGATGGAGAAGGCGCGGGCGCCTTAA
- a CDS encoding GatB/YqeY domain-containing protein, producing MLRDDINNAVKDAMRAKDERKLSTLRMVNSTIKNADIDARGQGKPPLSDADVLGVLQKMIKQRQESVELYDKGGRAELAAQEREEIAVISAYLPKQMSDDEVKAAISAAIAETGAAGMKDMGKVIGVLRAKFAGQMDFGKASGLVKAALSG from the coding sequence ATGCTGCGCGACGACATCAACAATGCGGTCAAGGACGCCATGAGGGCGAAGGACGAGCGCAAGCTCTCCACGCTGCGCATGGTCAATTCGACCATCAAGAACGCCGACATCGACGCGCGCGGGCAGGGCAAGCCGCCGCTGTCGGACGCCGACGTGCTCGGCGTGCTGCAGAAGATGATCAAGCAGCGCCAGGAATCGGTCGAGCTCTACGACAAGGGCGGCCGCGCCGAGCTTGCCGCGCAGGAGCGCGAGGAGATCGCGGTGATATCAGCCTATCTGCCGAAGCAGATGTCGGACGACGAGGTGAAGGCCGCGATCTCGGCCGCGATCGCCGAGACCGGCGCTGCCGGCATGAAGGACATGGGCAAGGTGATCGGCGTGCTGCGCGCGAAATTCGCCGGGCAGATGGATTTCGGCAAGGCCAGCGGCCTGGTGAAGGCGGCGCTATCAGGATAA
- the carA gene encoding glutamine-hydrolyzing carbamoyl-phosphate synthase small subunit: protein MTTSENASAWPDHKPTALLVLADGTVLEGFGLGAEGHAVGEVCFNTAMTGYEEILTDPSYAGQLITFTFPHIGNVGTNDEDIETVNMAATPGARGVILRTAITDPSNYRATRHLDQWLRARGIIGLSGIDTRALTALIRSKGMPNAVIAHAKNGVFDLHGLKEEAREWPGLEGMDLVPMVTSGQRFTWDETPWAWQNGFGRQSEPEFNVVAIDYGIKRNILRLLAGEGCKVTVVPATTSAEDILAMKPDGVFLSNGPGDPAATGKYAVPVIQQVIQSGTPTFGICLGHQMLGLAVGAKTIKMHQGHHGANHPVKDETTGKVEITSMNHGFAVDQATLPEGAMQTHISLFDGSNCGIELKGKPVFSVQYHPEASPGPRDSHYLFKRFADLMREKKRA from the coding sequence ATGACAACATCTGAAAACGCTTCAGCCTGGCCGGACCATAAACCGACCGCGCTCCTCGTGCTTGCCGATGGTACCGTGCTGGAGGGATTTGGCCTCGGCGCAGAAGGCCACGCCGTCGGCGAAGTCTGCTTCAACACCGCGATGACCGGTTATGAGGAGATACTCACCGATCCCTCCTATGCCGGGCAGCTCATCACCTTCACCTTCCCGCATATCGGCAATGTCGGCACCAACGACGAGGATATCGAGACGGTGAACATGGCGGCGACGCCGGGCGCGCGCGGCGTTATCCTGCGCACGGCCATCACCGATCCCTCGAACTACCGCGCCACGCGGCACCTCGATCAGTGGCTGCGCGCCCGCGGCATCATCGGGCTGTCGGGCATCGATACGAGGGCGCTGACTGCGCTGATCCGCTCAAAGGGCATGCCGAACGCGGTGATTGCGCATGCCAAGAACGGCGTGTTCGACCTGCACGGCCTGAAGGAAGAGGCGCGCGAATGGCCCGGCCTGGAAGGCATGGATCTGGTGCCGATGGTAACTTCCGGCCAGCGCTTTACCTGGGACGAGACGCCGTGGGCCTGGCAGAACGGCTTTGGCCGGCAGAGCGAACCTGAGTTCAACGTGGTCGCGATCGACTACGGCATCAAGCGCAACATTTTGCGGCTCCTGGCCGGTGAAGGCTGCAAGGTCACGGTGGTGCCGGCGACGACCTCGGCCGAAGACATTCTGGCGATGAAGCCGGACGGCGTGTTTCTTTCCAACGGCCCGGGCGACCCGGCCGCGACCGGCAAATATGCGGTGCCCGTGATTCAGCAGGTGATCCAGTCCGGCACGCCGACTTTCGGTATTTGCCTGGGTCATCAGATGCTAGGCTTGGCCGTCGGCGCCAAGACCATAAAGATGCATCAGGGCCATCACGGCGCCAATCATCCGGTCAAGGACGAAACCACCGGCAAGGTGGAGATTACCTCGATGAACCACGGTTTTGCCGTCGACCAGGCGACCCTGCCCGAGGGCGCGATGCAGACCCACATCTCGCTGTTCGACGGCTCCAATTGCGGCATCGAGCTCAAGGGCAAGCCGGTATTCTCGGTGCAGTATCATCCGGAAGCCTCGCCGGGGCCGCGTGACTCGCATTACCTGTTCAAGCGGTTTGCGGATCTGATGCGAGAGAAGAAGCGGGCGTAA
- a CDS encoding PaaI family thioesterase, which yields MDDKPAATNVEYGVAPTDVMASMSGLDFVRAIFDGKLPAPPIMQKVEPFDSTAEKGHVVFYSVPGFRHYNPIGSVHGGYAAILLDSAMGLAVHSALPAGTGYTTLEFKISFIRGMTKDTGPVRTEGKTLNVGRRAATAEARITDANGRLLAHATTTCLVFEIPKGT from the coding sequence ATGGATGACAAACCCGCCGCCACCAACGTCGAATACGGCGTAGCGCCGACCGACGTCATGGCCTCGATGTCCGGCCTCGACTTCGTGCGCGCCATCTTCGACGGCAAGTTGCCGGCGCCGCCGATCATGCAGAAGGTCGAGCCGTTCGATTCCACCGCCGAGAAGGGACATGTGGTGTTCTACAGCGTGCCCGGCTTCCGGCATTACAATCCGATCGGCTCGGTGCATGGCGGCTATGCCGCGATCCTCTTGGATTCCGCGATGGGCCTTGCGGTGCATTCCGCCCTTCCCGCCGGCACCGGCTACACCACGCTGGAGTTCAAGATCTCTTTCATCAGGGGCATGACAAAGGATACCGGGCCTGTCCGCACCGAGGGCAAGACGCTCAATGTCGGCCGCCGCGCCGCCACCGCCGAGGCGCGGATCACCGACGCCAACGGCCGCCTGCTCGCGCATGCGACGACGACGTGTCTGGTTTTCGAGATTCCGAAGGGAACGTGA
- a CDS encoding cupin domain-containing protein, producing MSIVSADVEPLTFVFEDDGLVPNNPLPLLVYKGAVYVANDHPEKTIEALFGGNGWGAMWRNGVYDYVHYHATVHEALGVARGRARVRFGGSNGKELEITPGDVAILPAGTGHQCVFASPDFCVVGAYPPGPPMQITRPTPENHAKALKTIPEVKLPKTDPVLGEDGPLVRLWKRGTR from the coding sequence ATGTCCATCGTCAGCGCCGATGTCGAGCCGCTCACCTTCGTGTTCGAGGATGACGGCCTCGTGCCCAACAATCCCCTGCCGCTGCTGGTTTACAAGGGCGCGGTCTATGTCGCCAACGATCACCCGGAAAAGACCATCGAGGCGCTGTTCGGCGGCAATGGCTGGGGCGCGATGTGGCGCAACGGCGTCTACGACTATGTGCACTACCACGCCACGGTGCATGAGGCGCTCGGCGTCGCCCGCGGCCGGGCCCGAGTCCGCTTCGGCGGCAGCAACGGCAAGGAGCTCGAAATCACGCCCGGCGATGTCGCGATCCTTCCCGCCGGCACCGGGCATCAATGCGTGTTTGCCAGCCCCGATTTCTGCGTGGTCGGCGCCTATCCGCCGGGACCGCCGATGCAGATCACGCGCCCGACGCCGGAGAACCACGCAAAGGCGCTGAAGACGATCCCGGAAGTGAAGCTGCCGAAGACTGATCCGGTGCTGGGCGAAGACGGACCGCTGGTCCGGTTGTGGAAGCGCGGCACGCGATGA